In Treponema vincentii, a single window of DNA contains:
- a CDS encoding Crp/Fnr family transcriptional regulator: MLNFCTAFLAHSAVFKGIPAQEIDKAVSCLHGFYRLLESGQEVHPIADTIPYAGIVITGCIHVEQIGVDGKIILLKRVQRGDLFGAELSCLELTNPFLRIVSAQKSKVLFIKVPSAQNKTCRTCPYKMTVLENILREVARDAVYLNLKIQLLSQPTLRDKLLFYLNVMHDSQHSRVFTIPFTREKLAQFICADRSAVSRELSRMQREGIITIEGKQIKFVLHRQQTVNG, encoded by the coding sequence ATGCTTAATTTTTGCACAGCTTTTTTAGCGCATTCTGCGGTATTTAAAGGTATCCCTGCTCAAGAAATTGATAAAGCTGTTTCCTGCCTTCACGGATTTTACCGGTTACTTGAAAGCGGACAGGAAGTACATCCGATAGCTGATACTATCCCTTACGCAGGCATTGTGATTACCGGCTGCATTCATGTAGAACAAATCGGTGTTGATGGGAAGATCATACTGCTTAAGCGAGTGCAAAGGGGAGACCTGTTCGGCGCAGAACTCAGTTGTCTAGAGCTGACAAATCCGTTTTTACGTATAGTAAGTGCTCAAAAATCAAAGGTGCTGTTTATCAAAGTGCCGTCTGCACAAAATAAGACGTGCCGAACCTGTCCGTATAAGATGACTGTTTTAGAGAATATCCTCAGGGAAGTTGCACGTGATGCAGTATATCTGAATCTGAAAATTCAGCTTCTTTCACAGCCGACACTTCGTGATAAACTGCTGTTTTACTTGAATGTAATGCATGACTCGCAGCACTCTCGTGTTTTTACGATCCCGTTTACGCGGGAAAAACTTGCACAGTTTATTTGCGCGGACAGAAGTGCAGTATCGCGGGAGTTGAGCCGTATGCAGCGCGAAGGTATTATTACAATTGAGGGGAAACAGATCAAGTTTGTGTTGCACCGGCAACAGACGGTAAACGGATAA
- a CDS encoding Rossmann-like domain-containing protein produces MEDLKAILDINRALYKRFGLSLPIFDELITGFRWIMTADTDSHISLALRVEENISPEQYAKIAAELYGKPVDVCIELLLKQHDPHLRNLIVSLSSLMSKPLNTAELLAQRSIVRTEDLQFRYQTEGKKVGLIGFGVYINRFLNRCKEFHVFDLRKPEAILSYRYKNGLQRFPEGIQWHLGHNAADFCDILSTLDIIIMSGSTIVNNSYMALRQAGSNAEIVGLYGPSCELCPDYFFEQGYNYMFSTSVRDKETYLKTALGAEQTYREFDYMDTYELERKRVSLN; encoded by the coding sequence ATGGAAGATTTAAAGGCTATTTTGGATATAAACCGTGCGTTGTATAAAAGATTCGGCTTATCGCTGCCGATTTTTGATGAGCTTATTACAGGCTTCCGCTGGATTATGACGGCTGATACCGACTCACATATAAGCCTTGCACTGCGAGTTGAAGAAAATATAAGCCCTGAACAATATGCGAAAATTGCAGCGGAGCTTTACGGTAAACCGGTAGACGTATGTATCGAACTGCTGCTTAAACAGCATGATCCTCATCTACGGAATCTCATCGTAAGTTTAAGCAGTTTGATGAGTAAACCGCTCAATACGGCAGAACTTCTAGCTCAGCGCAGCATTGTGAGGACGGAAGATCTGCAATTCCGGTATCAAACGGAAGGAAAAAAGGTCGGGCTTATCGGGTTCGGTGTTTATATCAACCGTTTTTTGAACCGCTGTAAAGAATTTCATGTCTTCGATTTACGGAAACCGGAAGCAATTCTAAGTTATCGCTATAAAAACGGACTGCAGCGGTTTCCGGAAGGCATACAGTGGCATCTTGGACACAATGCTGCTGATTTTTGCGATATACTCAGTACGCTTGATATTATTATTATGTCAGGCAGCACTATTGTGAATAATTCATACATGGCATTGCGGCAAGCGGGATCTAATGCGGAAATTGTAGGCTTGTACGGACCGAGCTGTGAGCTCTGTCCCGACTACTTTTTTGAACAAGGGTATAACTATATGTTCAGTACCTCGGTTAGGGACAAGGAAACGTATTTGAAGACTGCCCTCGGCGCAGAGCAGACATACCGGGAATTTGACTACATGGATACTTATGAACTTGAAAGGAAGAGGGTATCTCTCAATTAA
- a CDS encoding class I SAM-dependent methyltransferase, which yields MMYEAGHVFLARIGKTTLRPGGIEATEWLIDQAAITQKTKVLEVACNRGRTMIQLAKKFGCAVTGVDLDENALQNAKANIEKNNLQDKLTLIHGDATALPFEDNSFDVIINEAMLTMLVGDRKDKALKEYFRVLKPGGRVVTQDVFFTVKDAAQQKELRMGLSKAINVNVEPLDAEGWESLFSRNGFTVTQKRGMMTLLSPRGLLRDEGLWNTLHIIRCALKKENRAMFSKMYRYFNGHKYELGYICNAGVKSAAV from the coding sequence ATGATGTACGAAGCAGGACATGTTTTTTTAGCAAGAATCGGTAAAACGACGCTTCGGCCGGGCGGTATTGAGGCTACCGAATGGCTAATCGATCAGGCTGCTATAACACAGAAGACAAAGGTGCTTGAGGTTGCGTGCAATAGAGGGCGCACCATGATTCAGTTGGCAAAGAAATTCGGTTGTGCCGTTACAGGTGTCGATCTTGATGAAAATGCCTTACAAAATGCGAAAGCCAATATCGAAAAAAATAATCTACAAGATAAACTTACGCTGATACACGGCGATGCAACAGCATTACCGTTTGAAGATAATAGTTTTGATGTTATTATCAATGAAGCAATGCTGACCATGCTGGTGGGCGACCGCAAAGACAAAGCCCTCAAAGAGTATTTCCGTGTGCTTAAACCGGGCGGTAGAGTAGTAACGCAGGATGTTTTTTTTACCGTTAAAGATGCGGCACAGCAAAAGGAACTCAGAATGGGTTTAAGCAAGGCGATTAACGTAAATGTCGAGCCGCTCGATGCCGAAGGGTGGGAGAGCCTTTTTTCCCGGAACGGATTTACCGTAACGCAGAAACGCGGAATGATGACCCTGCTCAGCCCCCGCGGTTTGCTCAGAGATGAAGGCTTGTGGAATACGCTGCATATTATCCGGTGCGCACTCAAGAAAGAAAACAGAGCAATGTTCTCCAAGATGTACCGTTACTTCAACGGACACAAGTATGAACTCGGTTATATCTGCAACGCAGGCGTAAAATCGGCAGCGGTCTAA
- a CDS encoding PASTA domain-containing protein, producing the protein MSVGDIADDISGNGKTIVITSLVMLIVFIAVSTLVFFISLKSAEQVMVPNVVGKDLPEALLDLQARELYPRIQLRYSQKADEKGLILEQDPSPGAIVKGGKRIELVVSQGTVIDTVQNYIGENIEDVQNRIRELFTSGSRQYIQIKQPYLTKYSAEPAGTILEQEPAAGTPISNNMELTFVVSKGTQAETTQVPDMAGADLKKIYQVMQRAAVTFAFTAGSTTGTDITVQQQSAAAQSEVPVFSPVTLTVSLPESADGMISGILKTTLAEFPYPFTVSLYAAYPNGDKDLLTSFRHPGGAYSVPYTVPEGTKLSLEVLNKEVYTETVGANTAE; encoded by the coding sequence ATGAGTGTAGGTGATATTGCTGATGATATCAGCGGAAACGGAAAAACAATTGTTATTACATCGTTGGTGATGCTCATCGTTTTTATTGCGGTTTCGACGCTGGTCTTTTTTATTTCGTTAAAAAGCGCTGAGCAAGTAATGGTGCCGAATGTTGTCGGTAAAGATTTACCCGAAGCGTTGCTCGATTTGCAGGCGCGTGAGCTCTATCCGCGCATTCAGCTCCGCTATTCTCAAAAAGCGGACGAAAAAGGGCTTATCCTTGAACAGGATCCCAGCCCGGGCGCTATCGTCAAAGGTGGCAAGCGGATCGAGCTGGTGGTAAGTCAGGGGACTGTTATCGATACGGTACAGAACTATATCGGAGAGAACATCGAAGATGTACAAAATCGGATACGGGAGTTGTTTACCTCCGGCAGCCGGCAATACATCCAGATTAAACAGCCGTATTTGACAAAATACAGCGCCGAACCCGCAGGAACCATCCTTGAGCAGGAACCCGCAGCGGGAACACCGATTTCGAATAATATGGAGCTGACCTTTGTGGTAAGCAAGGGAACGCAAGCGGAAACAACCCAAGTTCCCGATATGGCCGGTGCCGATCTAAAAAAAATCTATCAGGTAATGCAGAGAGCTGCGGTAACTTTTGCCTTTACAGCAGGCAGCACAACGGGAACGGATATTACCGTACAACAGCAAAGCGCCGCAGCACAGAGTGAAGTTCCGGTATTTTCTCCGGTAACACTGACCGTTTCTCTGCCGGAATCAGCAGACGGCATGATATCCGGTATCCTCAAAACAACACTGGCGGAGTTCCCCTACCCCTTTACCGTTTCGCTCTATGCAGCGTATCCCAACGGGGATAAGGATCTCCTTACCTCATTCCGGCATCCGGGCGGCGCATATTCCGTACCATACACCGTTCCGGAAGGAACAAAGCTGTCGCTGGAAGTACTCAACAAAGAAGTTTACACCGAAACGGTAGGCGCTAATACAGCGGAATAA
- the fmt gene encoding methionyl-tRNA formyltransferase: protein MNVFFAGTPECAVPALQAIAKAYPLAGVLTAPPARVGRGKKYADAAIAQAVAELKERGIIAQEVPVFTPEKLNTDFREAVAALRPDIMVCFAYGKIFGPKTLALFPHGALNIHPSLLPRWRGPSPVPAAILAGDSITGVTVQYMAQEMDAGDIIIQKELPVEPSDTTETLLTRCAELGASLIVQALKTVETGSVTATPQNHAAATYCTLLEKGSGLLCWQDDAAAIDRKIRAYTPWPGAFTYWMGSKLSIIQAHPYTGTAAAESPETPGLVLGIDKREGVLVQTGKGILAVQVLQKETKKAMQWKDFLNGAAGFIGTTLRSLPET from the coding sequence ATGAATGTTTTTTTTGCAGGAACCCCCGAATGTGCGGTTCCCGCTTTACAGGCAATTGCAAAAGCATATCCTCTTGCCGGCGTGTTAACGGCTCCCCCCGCCCGTGTCGGACGCGGTAAAAAATATGCGGACGCTGCGATAGCGCAGGCGGTTGCCGAACTAAAAGAACGTGGCATCATCGCTCAAGAGGTACCGGTCTTTACACCGGAGAAATTAAACACAGACTTCCGTGAAGCCGTAGCAGCGCTCCGGCCTGATATAATGGTATGTTTTGCGTATGGAAAGATTTTCGGCCCGAAGACGTTAGCTTTATTTCCGCACGGTGCGCTCAATATTCATCCGTCCCTACTGCCCCGCTGGCGAGGGCCGAGTCCGGTACCGGCAGCAATCCTTGCAGGAGATAGCATAACCGGTGTAACCGTTCAGTATATGGCGCAGGAAATGGATGCGGGAGACATCATCATTCAAAAAGAGTTGCCGGTTGAACCGTCCGATACGACCGAAACGCTCTTAACCCGCTGTGCAGAACTCGGTGCTTCACTCATCGTGCAAGCGCTTAAAACGGTAGAAACGGGTTCCGTCACTGCAACGCCGCAAAATCATGCAGCGGCAACCTATTGTACGCTGTTGGAAAAAGGCAGCGGATTACTGTGCTGGCAAGACGATGCCGCCGCAATAGACCGGAAAATACGCGCCTATACCCCGTGGCCGGGAGCCTTTACCTATTGGATGGGTTCAAAACTTTCTATTATACAGGCTCATCCGTATACGGGAACCGCAGCGGCGGAATCTCCCGAAACGCCGGGACTGGTACTCGGCATTGACAAACGGGAAGGCGTATTGGTACAAACGGGAAAGGGTATTTTAGCGGTACAGGTACTCCAGAAGGAAACAAAAAAAGCAATGCAATGGAAGGATTTTTTAAATGGGGCAGCCGGCTTTATCGGAACAACGCTCCGGTCACTTCCGGAAACATAA
- the def gene encoding peptide deformylase — MKVLYLGEETLRQPSKPVEHIDEALHELIREMFITMDTDKGIGLAAPQIGKNVRLFIVKIDDGIERVFINPLIVGTSEKQCSYEEGCLSIPKMFADVIRPESVTVQYQDINGRRKTIEATGLLARVIQHEYDHLEGILFIDRLSEKERDELVAKFAQQQERKKQREAKKRARA, encoded by the coding sequence ATGAAGGTACTATATTTAGGTGAAGAAACGCTCCGGCAGCCCTCAAAGCCGGTAGAGCATATTGATGAAGCCTTGCATGAACTGATACGGGAAATGTTTATAACGATGGATACTGACAAAGGTATCGGTTTGGCAGCGCCTCAAATAGGAAAAAATGTAAGACTTTTTATCGTAAAAATCGATGACGGTATTGAACGGGTATTCATTAATCCGCTCATTGTCGGTACTTCGGAAAAGCAATGCAGCTACGAAGAAGGCTGTTTAAGCATCCCTAAAATGTTCGCGGATGTTATCCGCCCCGAATCCGTAACCGTCCAATATCAGGATATCAACGGGCGGCGCAAGACGATAGAAGCAACCGGTTTGCTGGCACGGGTTATTCAGCATGAGTATGATCATCTTGAAGGAATCCTCTTTATAGACCGGTTGTCCGAAAAAGAGCGGGACGAACTTGTCGCAAAGTTTGCTCAGCAGCAAGAGCGCAAAAAACAGCGCGAAGCAAAAAAACGAGCGCGCGCATAA
- a CDS encoding GNAT family N-acetyltransferase — translation MTFILSPEIIDDIIFAMENQTEILLFDALEGICVDMDEIDDDYGTVIDDQRYYDLPDWTSAQGFHVMEQFTARVHNPLLREALLNALGQRKGVFRRYKEVLKTAPIVEREWYRFKDQQMKAAVYEWYNDLRKLWGLEKISFEDETDSQLLQEDFTFLIEKYDALNTELLRNFIRKTEATSEDSDKIISFDDFDEKAAFEAGRLLGYTSFFDANVCAAAGQKYGTTQHNAVYITAYNENGLCGVCSIVAFPFNESFCIPFLRVLPEYRGLGLGKELLQRSCMYAKSLADVLIFADFCTPAHLIALLEREGFEQKGLLYIKDLSGDE, via the coding sequence ATGACATTTATTTTATCACCTGAAATAATCGATGACATTATATTTGCGATGGAAAATCAAACGGAAATTCTTTTATTCGATGCGCTCGAAGGTATCTGTGTCGATATGGATGAGATTGATGATGATTATGGGACAGTTATCGACGATCAACGCTATTACGATCTCCCCGACTGGACTTCCGCTCAAGGCTTCCATGTAATGGAACAGTTTACGGCGCGGGTACATAACCCTCTGCTGCGGGAGGCATTGCTCAATGCGCTCGGACAGCGGAAAGGCGTCTTTCGCCGGTATAAAGAAGTACTGAAAACCGCGCCTATCGTTGAACGTGAATGGTACCGGTTCAAGGATCAGCAGATGAAAGCTGCTGTTTACGAATGGTACAATGATCTGAGAAAACTTTGGGGATTGGAAAAAATCAGTTTTGAAGATGAAACAGACAGTCAGCTTTTACAGGAAGATTTTACGTTTCTGATTGAAAAATACGATGCGTTGAATACCGAACTTTTGCGGAATTTTATCCGTAAAACGGAAGCAACTTCCGAGGACAGTGATAAGATAATATCCTTTGACGACTTTGATGAAAAGGCAGCATTTGAAGCGGGTAGACTACTTGGATACACATCATTTTTTGACGCGAATGTTTGTGCCGCAGCCGGACAGAAGTACGGCACAACTCAGCATAATGCTGTGTATATCACTGCATACAATGAAAACGGGTTGTGCGGGGTTTGCTCCATCGTTGCTTTTCCATTTAACGAAAGTTTTTGCATTCCGTTCTTGCGGGTATTGCCTGAGTATCGGGGGCTTGGACTCGGTAAAGAGCTTCTACAGCGATCCTGTATGTATGCTAAATCTTTGGCTGATGTACTGATATTTGCCGACTTTTGCACACCGGCTCATTTGATTGCGCTACTTGAACGGGAAGGTTTTGAGCAGAAAGGGCTGCTGTATATAAAAGACTTGTCCGGTGATGAGTAA
- the eno gene encoding phosphopyruvate hydratase, translating into MSDIVYIEGREILDSRGNPTVEVDVALSDGSFGRACVPSGASTGEFEALEMRDGDAKRYGGKGVLKAVDNVNTIIAEELEGMDALEQAEIDQTMLNLDGTPNKSKLGANAMLGVSMAVARAAADYVGLPLYRYLGGAHTLQMPVPMANIINGGKHSDNKIDFQEYMVMPIGAESIHEAVRMTAEVFHALKGLLKADGKATSVGDEGGFAPDIDNEAALEYIMKAIDKAGYKPRTDIAIALDCASSELFDEGGRKGYKFWKSNPGKLFTADEMIEIYKKWINTYPIVSIEDPLDQNDWEGYARLTKELGSKIQIVGDDFFVTNTERLQRGIKEKACNSILIKLNQIGTVTETIDAVRMAQNAGYTAVISHRSGETEDAFIADLAVAVEAGQIKTGSMSRSDRIAKYNQLMRIEEELGCQARYAGAATFARYGF; encoded by the coding sequence ATGAGCGATATTGTGTATATTGAAGGACGTGAGATTCTCGATTCTCGCGGAAATCCTACGGTTGAAGTTGATGTTGCATTGAGCGACGGCAGTTTCGGACGCGCCTGTGTTCCGTCCGGAGCGTCTACCGGCGAGTTTGAAGCGTTGGAGATGCGCGACGGCGATGCAAAACGCTACGGCGGCAAGGGTGTATTAAAGGCTGTCGATAACGTAAATACCATTATTGCGGAAGAGCTTGAGGGAATGGATGCCTTGGAACAGGCTGAAATCGATCAGACTATGCTTAATCTGGATGGGACACCGAATAAGTCAAAACTCGGCGCCAATGCGATGCTCGGCGTTTCGATGGCAGTGGCTCGCGCCGCCGCCGACTATGTCGGTTTACCGTTGTACCGCTACTTGGGCGGTGCACATACCTTGCAAATGCCCGTACCGATGGCAAATATCATCAACGGCGGCAAGCATTCCGACAACAAAATCGACTTTCAGGAATATATGGTGATGCCGATCGGCGCCGAGTCCATTCACGAAGCGGTGCGCATGACGGCGGAAGTTTTCCATGCGTTAAAAGGCCTTTTAAAGGCGGACGGTAAGGCAACCTCCGTCGGAGATGAAGGCGGTTTTGCCCCGGATATCGATAACGAAGCGGCGCTGGAATATATTATGAAGGCAATCGATAAGGCAGGCTACAAGCCACGCACCGATATTGCTATCGCGCTCGACTGCGCTTCTTCCGAATTGTTCGATGAGGGCGGACGCAAGGGCTATAAATTCTGGAAGTCAAATCCTGGCAAGCTGTTCACTGCGGATGAGATGATCGAAATCTATAAAAAGTGGATTAATACCTATCCGATTGTTTCTATCGAAGATCCGCTCGATCAAAATGATTGGGAAGGCTATGCACGTTTAACTAAAGAACTTGGCAGCAAAATTCAGATTGTCGGCGACGACTTCTTTGTTACCAACACCGAACGGTTGCAGCGCGGTATTAAAGAAAAGGCTTGTAACTCTATTCTGATTAAGCTCAATCAGATCGGTACCGTTACCGAAACCATCGATGCGGTACGAATGGCGCAGAATGCAGGCTATACTGCGGTTATCTCTCACCGTTCAGGCGAAACCGAGGATGCGTTTATAGCCGACCTCGCCGTTGCAGTAGAAGCGGGACAGATCAAAACCGGTTCGATGAGCCGCAGTGACCGTATTGCAAAGTACAACCAGCTGATGCGCATTGAAGAAGAACTCGGCTGCCAAGCCCGCTATGCAGGCGCCGCAACCTTCGCACGCTACGGATTTTAA
- a CDS encoding RidA family protein — protein MKKIIATDKAPAAIGPYSQGTAANGFIFTSGQLPIDPVTGAFVPGGIAEQTRQSLMNLKAVLEAGGSSLDKVLKTTVFLSDMNNFAEMNKVYSEVFGTGNYPGRSAVQVARLPKDGLVEIEAIALA, from the coding sequence ATGAAAAAGATTATTGCAACAGACAAGGCGCCGGCCGCAATCGGACCGTATTCGCAAGGAACAGCCGCAAATGGCTTTATCTTTACCTCCGGCCAGCTGCCGATCGATCCCGTTACGGGCGCTTTTGTTCCGGGCGGCATTGCCGAACAAACTCGCCAATCGCTGATGAACCTGAAAGCGGTACTCGAAGCAGGTGGTAGCAGTTTGGACAAGGTGCTTAAAACAACCGTATTTTTAAGCGATATGAACAACTTTGCGGAAATGAACAAAGTGTACAGTGAGGTATTCGGTACCGGAAATTATCCGGGGCGCTCCGCGGTACAGGTAGCCCGTCTGCCGAAAGACGGACTGGTTGAAATTGAGGCGATCGCTCTTGCGTAA
- a CDS encoding Gx transporter family protein, with protein sequence MNKKQDALVPVFGALCFFLSAIEFVIPKPLPFLRIGLANVPLLLALDVLSFPAFLLLTVIKILGQAFISGTLFSYLILFSAAGTSGAALMMYALHKIPRKALSLAGISMAGAFVSNCIQLFIGRFFIFGEGIRYMVPPFLFIGSVTSLLLGIFCESFEAESEWYAHIRDADSPLYIQLPDNTNPVAHPQLRLITGFALLTALLFIPGLPAKTVIFCAGFALCLAEKQKIYWIPLCISTVGIIVCHLFIPVGKELFSIGSFSLTSGALLNGLEKAVVLQAMIFISRWTLQVRIQLPGSLGTMLDESLFIFKQLLEYKDRIRPRHLITSLDELLLGLPFIVKQPKDV encoded by the coding sequence ATGAACAAAAAACAGGATGCGTTGGTGCCGGTTTTCGGCGCTTTATGCTTTTTTCTTTCGGCTATTGAGTTTGTTATTCCCAAGCCGCTTCCGTTTCTGCGGATAGGGCTCGCAAATGTTCCGCTGCTGTTAGCGCTCGACGTGCTGTCGTTCCCGGCGTTTTTATTACTGACGGTGATAAAAATTCTGGGACAGGCTTTTATCAGCGGAACGCTTTTTTCTTATCTCATCCTGTTTTCGGCAGCGGGAACAAGCGGCGCAGCACTTATGATGTACGCCTTGCATAAGATTCCCCGTAAAGCGCTATCGCTTGCCGGAATTAGTATGGCAGGCGCCTTTGTATCAAACTGCATACAACTTTTTATCGGACGCTTCTTTATTTTCGGAGAGGGCATCCGTTATATGGTGCCACCGTTTCTCTTTATCGGTTCAGTAACGTCCTTGCTTCTCGGTATTTTTTGCGAAAGCTTTGAAGCGGAATCCGAATGGTACGCCCACATACGGGATGCCGATTCTCCGCTTTATATACAGTTACCGGACAATACGAACCCCGTCGCTCATCCGCAGCTTCGATTGATAACCGGCTTTGCCTTGCTTACAGCGCTCCTTTTTATCCCCGGCTTACCGGCAAAAACGGTTATTTTTTGCGCCGGATTTGCACTTTGCTTGGCAGAAAAACAAAAAATATATTGGATACCGCTCTGTATTTCAACGGTCGGTATTATCGTATGTCATCTTTTTATTCCGGTAGGAAAAGAGCTTTTCTCGATAGGGAGTTTCTCGCTCACAAGCGGAGCCTTGCTGAACGGTTTGGAAAAAGCAGTTGTTCTGCAAGCGATGATCTTTATTTCGCGATGGACACTACAGGTACGGATTCAGCTTCCGGGTTCGCTCGGTACAATGCTTGATGAATCCCTCTTTATATTCAAGCAATTGCTTGAATATAAAGATAGGATACGTCCCCGTCATCTTATCACAAGCCTCGATGAATTGCTGCTCGGTCTTCCCTTTATTGTAAAACAGCCGAAAGACGTATAA
- a CDS encoding FKBP-type peptidyl-prolyl cis-trans isomerase translates to MKIADDCLVTLEYTLKDDDQKVLDSSEQMGPLDYVHGYRQLIPGLEKALQGRETGESFSLTVSPQQAYGEIDPRAVFEVSRAQFPPDTQLEVGMEFETSGHHVVITGIDGDIITLDANHPLAGKTLHFDIKVTGVRDATPEELEEVQQSFVAGCGSSCGTGEGGCGGCSGCH, encoded by the coding sequence ATGAAAATTGCAGACGATTGTTTGGTTACCCTTGAGTATACCTTAAAAGATGATGACCAAAAGGTTTTGGATTCATCGGAACAGATGGGACCGCTGGACTATGTTCACGGTTATCGCCAGCTTATCCCCGGTTTGGAAAAAGCGCTTCAAGGACGCGAAACAGGTGAAAGTTTTTCGCTTACGGTATCGCCGCAGCAAGCTTACGGCGAAATCGATCCACGCGCCGTTTTTGAGGTAAGCCGCGCGCAGTTTCCACCCGACACACAGCTGGAAGTCGGTATGGAATTTGAAACGAGTGGCCATCATGTGGTAATCACCGGCATTGACGGCGATATTATCACGCTGGATGCGAACCATCCGCTTGCCGGAAAGACATTACACTTCGACATAAAAGTTACCGGTGTGCGGGATGCCACCCCCGAAGAGCTTGAAGAAGTTCAGCAATCCTTTGTTGCAGGGTGCGGAAGCAGCTGCGGTACGGGAGAGGGCGGCTGCGGCGGGTGCTCAGGCTGTCATTAA
- the rplU gene encoding 50S ribosomal protein L21: protein MYALFEYKGKQYKAEQGSKILVDKINEPQGTAIDIDTVLLVNNDGKVSVGAPYVAGAKISATVEESMRDKKVIVYKYKSKKDYHRTIGHRQHYTYLTVNSITGV, encoded by the coding sequence ATGTACGCACTTTTTGAATATAAAGGCAAGCAGTATAAGGCTGAACAAGGTTCCAAGATTCTGGTAGACAAGATCAACGAACCGCAGGGAACGGCTATCGATATCGATACCGTTTTACTGGTTAACAATGACGGTAAAGTGTCTGTTGGAGCTCCCTACGTTGCGGGCGCGAAAATTTCGGCAACGGTTGAAGAGAGTATGCGTGATAAGAAGGTGATCGTATACAAGTACAAGAGTAAGAAAGACTATCACCGCACAATCGGGCATCGCCAGCACTACACCTATTTAACGGTTAATTCGATTACCGGGGTGTAA
- a CDS encoding ribosomal-processing cysteine protease Prp, producing the protein MIQVLLELDEKERLLSVEASGHANSGIKGHDIVCAAVTILLRTTVQALGSVQADISAERRGSLSFRVLNYDETQSEKLRYAAEFLWLGIASLQEEYPQAVQCKKIQR; encoded by the coding sequence ATGATACAAGTCCTTTTGGAGCTTGATGAAAAGGAGCGTCTCCTTTCCGTTGAAGCTTCCGGCCATGCGAATAGCGGCATTAAAGGACATGATATTGTGTGTGCAGCCGTAACGATCCTTTTAAGGACGACTGTACAGGCGCTCGGTTCCGTGCAAGCTGATATCAGTGCGGAGCGGCGCGGTTCGCTTTCTTTTCGGGTTCTTAACTATGACGAAACGCAAAGCGAAAAATTACGGTATGCAGCGGAGTTTTTATGGCTTGGGATAGCTTCTTTACAGGAAGAATATCCGCAAGCGGTTCAATGCAAAAAGATACAGCGGTAA
- the rpmA gene encoding 50S ribosomal protein L27, giving the protein MARKRGGSGAKNGRDSNPKYLGVKVYGGQTVKAGSILVRQRGTPIHPGDNVGRGKDDTLFATVDGTVVYHHRNGRHLASVTQA; this is encoded by the coding sequence ATGGCACGGAAACGAGGCGGAAGCGGTGCAAAAAACGGACGAGATTCAAATCCTAAATATTTGGGCGTTAAGGTATACGGCGGACAGACGGTAAAAGCCGGTTCCATTTTAGTCCGTCAGCGCGGAACTCCCATCCATCCGGGCGATAATGTCGGCCGCGGCAAGGATGATACCTTATTTGCAACTGTAGACGGTACGGTTGTGTATCATCACCGCAATGGCAGACATTTAGCATCTGTAACGCAAGCGTAG